In Pseudochaenichthys georgianus chromosome 6, fPseGeo1.2, whole genome shotgun sequence, a single window of DNA contains:
- the isl2a gene encoding insulin gene enhancer protein isl-2a has product MVDILLNTSFLDDMGDHSKKKSGIAMCVGCGSQIHDQYILRVSPDLEWHAACLKCAECSQYLDETCTCFVRDGKTYCKRDYARLFGIKCAKCNMGFCSSDLVMRARDNVYHMECFRCSVCSRHLLPGDEFSLRDDELLCRADHGLLVERASAGSPLSPGSVHSRPLHISEPVSVRHPPHHRNHGHNKTEKTTRIRTVLNEKQLHTLRTCYNANPRPDALMKEQLVEMTSLSPRVIRVWFQNKRCKDKKRTILMKHLQSQHHSEKTNLQGMTGTPLVAGSPIRHDNSVQGNPVEVQTYQPPWKTLSDFALQSDLDQPAFQQLVSFSESGSLGNSSGSDVTSLSSQLPDTPNSMVPSPVDT; this is encoded by the exons ATGGTGGATATCCTGCTCAATACTTCTTTCTTGGATGATATGGGGGATCATTCAAAAA AGAAGTCGGGAATCGCAATGTGTGTGGGCTGTGGAAGTCAGATACACGACCAGTACATCCTGAGAGTCTCCCCGGACCTGGAGTGGCATGCAGCCTGCCTCAAGTGTGCAGAGTGCAGCCAGTACCTGGACGAGACCTGCACTTGCTTCGTCCGGGACGGAAAGACTTACTGTAAAAGAGATTATGCAAG GTTATTTGGCATCAAATGTGCAAAGTGTAACATGGGCTTCTGCAGCAGCGACCTGGTGATGAGAGCTCGGGATAACGTGTATCACATGGAGTGTTTTCGGTGCTCGGTGTGCAGCCGTCACCTCCTGCCGGGGGACGAGTTCTCTCTGCGGGACGATGAGCTTCTGTGCCGGGCGGATCACGGCTTGCTGGTGGAGCGGGCCTCTGCAGGCAGCCCGCTGAGCCCGGGGAGCGTCCACAGCCGACCACTGCACATCTCCG AACCAGTGTCAGTCCGGCATCCTCCTCATCACCGGAACCACGGCCACAACAAGACTGAGAAGACGACCCGGATCCGGACGGTGCTGAACGAGAAGCAGCTCCACACCCTGCGGACCTGCTACAACGCCAACCCGCGACCGGACGCTCTGATGAAGGAGCAGCTGGTGGAGATGACCAGCCTGAGCCCCAGGGTGATCCGGGTCTGGTTCCAGAACAAGCGCTGCAAAGACAAGAAGAGGACCATCCTGATGAAGCATCTGCAATCACAGCACCACAGCGAGAAAACC AACCTGCAGGGCATGACAGGCACCCCCCTGGTGGCAGGCAGTCCGATCCGGCACGACAACAGCGTGCAAGGGAATCCTGTGGAGGTGCAGACCTACCAGCCCCCCTGGAAGACCCTCAGCGACTTCGCCCTGCAGAGCGACCTGGACCAGCCCGCCTTCCAACAGCTG GTGTCATTTTCTGAGTCGGGCTCTCTGGGCAACTCCTCGGGCAGTGATGTGACCTCTCTCTCGTCTCAGTTACCGGACACACCAAACAGCATGGTGCCGAGTCCCGTGGACACGTGA